A genomic window from Lotus japonicus ecotype B-129 chromosome 1, LjGifu_v1.2 includes:
- the LOC130728302 gene encoding 1-aminocyclopropane-1-carboxylate synthase 1-like: MALGNIKSTHQLLSKIATNDKHGENSPYFDGWKAYETNPFHPTKNPQGVIQMGLAENQLSFDLIEEWIRNNPKASICTPEGVDNFRHIANFQDYHGLPEFRNAVAKFMSKVRGGRVRFDPDRILMSGGATGANELIMFCLADPGDAFLVPCPYYPAFVRDLCWRTGVQLIPVQCDSSNNFMITREALEAAYNKAKAHNINVKGLLITNPSNPLGTTVDRETLKSIVRFINEKNIHFVCDEIYAATVFNTPTFVSVAEVIQEIEHCKRNLIHIIYSLSKDMGLPGFRVGLVYSYNDEVVNCGRKMSSFGLVSSQTQHFLAAMLADEEFVERFLKESAKRLRLRHEYFTKGLEKVNITCLPSNAGLFCWMNLRGLLKKHTFEGEMVLWRMIVNEVKLNVSPGSAFNCSEPGWFRVCFANMDHETVEVALKRIRAFVGKEIGVERKRWKSNLRLSFSTRRFDETVIMSPHMMSPHSPLVRATT; this comes from the exons ATGGCTTTGGGGAACATTAAGAGTACTCACCAGCTTCTCTCCAAGATTGCAACCAACGACAAGCATGGAGAGAATTCTCCTTACTTTGATGGGTGGAAGGCTTATGAAACAAACCCATTTCACCCCACAAAAAATCCTCAGGGTGTTATCCAGATGGGTCTTGCTGAAAATCAG CTCTCCTTTGATCTGATTGAAGAGTGGATCAGGAACAATCCCAAGGCCTCCATTTGCACTCCTGAAGGAGTAGATAATTTCAGGCACATTGCAAACTTTCAGGACTATCATGGGCTGCCAGAGTTCAGAAAT GCAGTGGCAAAATTCATGTCAAAAGTGAGAGGAGGTAGGGTGAGATTTGATCCTGACCGTATACTGATGAGTGGAGGAGCCACAGGGGCAAATGAGTTAATCATGTTCTGTTTGGCTGATCCAGGAGATGCTTTTCTAGTTCCCTGCCCTTATTATCCAGC aTTCGTGCGTGACTTGTGCTGGAGAACCGGAGTGCAACTAATTCCTGTCCAATGTGACAGCTCCAACAACTTCATGATAACAAGAGAAGCTCTTGAAGCAGCATATAACAAAGCAAAAGCCCACAACATCAATGTGAAGGGTTTGCTCATCACAAACCCTTCAAATCCTCTTGGAACCACGGTGGACCGCGAAACACTGAAGAGCATCGTGCGCTTCATCAATGAAAAGAACATCCATTTTGTATGCGATGAAATCTACGCGGCCACAGTTTTCAACACTCCAACCTTTGTGAGTGTCGCCGAAGTAATCCAAGAAATCGAGCATTGCAAACGCAATCTCATTCACATTATCTATAGTTTATCCAAAGACATGGGGCTTCCAGGTTTTAGAGTTGGATTGGTTTATTCATACAATGATGAAGTAGTGAACTGTGGAAGAAAAATGTCTAGCTTTGGATTAGTGTCATCACAGACACAGCATTTTTTGGCTGCGATGCTTGCAGATGAGGAGTTTGTGGAAAGGTTTCTTAAAGAAAGCGCGAagaggctgaggctgaggcatGAGTACTTCACGAAAGGGCTTGAGAAGGTGAACATTACTTGCTTGCCAAGCAACGCGGGGCTTTTCTGCTGGATGAATCTGAGGGGTTTGCTGAAGAAACACACGTTTGAAGGCGAGATGGTGTTGTGGCGCATGATTGTGAATGAGGTGAAGCTCAATGTTTCACCGGGGTCGGCTTTTAACTGCTCTGAGCCTGGTTGGTTCAGGGTTTGCTTTGCGAACATGGATCATGAAACTGTGGAGGTTGCGCTCAAGAGGATAAGAGCGTTTGTCGGGAAAGAAATTGGGGTGGAACGCAAACGTTGGAAGAGCAACCTTAGGCTCAGTTTCTCAACAAGGAGATTTGATGAGACTGTTATCATGTCTCCTCACATGATGTCTCCTCATTCACCTCTTGTCAGAGCAACCACTTAA